The following proteins come from a genomic window of Nicotiana tomentosiformis chromosome 12, ASM39032v3, whole genome shotgun sequence:
- the LOC104100910 gene encoding uncharacterized protein, producing MNKFAYSQNALVGFVDVGEMTNGVYRSNGVVCPKPRRGDQFNCSPFPFGQINNQEMEGCDLKAGTELLDIILAKGRYDVENSNLQLASSPPFFCGSPPSRASNPLIQDAQFSNDNFVLVPPIEESTVPPPSPPPPFSSSCRMTGGGCVRVKFGNNSAPVRIEGFNCRGSCSISAVA from the exons ATGAATAAATTTGCATACAGTCAAAATGCCTTGGTGGGTTTTGTTGACGTTGGAGAGATGACTAACGGCGTTTATAGATCAAACGGCGTCGTTTGTCCCAAGCCTCGTAGGGGTGACCAATTCAATTGTTCACCTTTTCCGTTTGGACAAATTAA CAATCAAGAAATGGAGGGTTGCGATTTGAAAGCAGGAACTGAGCTTCTGGATATCATTCTCGCCAAG GGAAGATATGATGTCGAGAATTCCAATTTGCAGTTGGCTTCATCTCCACCATTTTTTTGTGGATCTCCGCCTAGTCGGGCTTCAAATCCCCTGATTCAAGACGCCCAATTTAGTAACGACAATTTTGTACTTGTGCCACCAATTGAAGAATCAACAGTACCACCACCTTCACCACCACCACCCTTCTCCTCCTCCTGTCGTATGACCGGAGGTGGCTGCGTTCGAGTGAAGTTCGGGAACAATTCAGCTCCTGTGAGGATTGAAGGGTTTAATTGTCGTGGCAGTTGCAGCATCTCCGCTGTTGCTTAG